Proteins from a single region of Haloterrigena alkaliphila:
- a CDS encoding DUF7562 family protein, translating to MWPSRNRAETVTCLACGDRITRSTAREYDKHGDRWNREDKAFEYLCKSCHGDLCHHPRDELEALLVELEAGDVDREAFLAGYLQTVEERYGTLEEES from the coding sequence ATGTGGCCCTCCCGGAACCGCGCTGAGACGGTGACGTGTCTCGCGTGTGGCGATCGGATCACCCGATCGACGGCCCGCGAGTACGACAAACACGGCGATCGCTGGAACCGCGAGGACAAGGCCTTCGAGTACCTCTGCAAATCCTGCCACGGCGACCTCTGTCACCACCCGCGGGACGAACTCGAGGCCCTCCTCGTCGAACTCGAGGCCGGCGACGTCGACCGGGAGGCCTTCCTCGCGGGCTATCTACAGACCGTCGAGGAGCGATACGGGACGCTCGAGGAGGAGTCCTGA
- a CDS encoding RNB domain-containing ribonuclease, whose translation MSNDAQADAGTAEGQGPVEISEDLARHLENKREDLFEKFEIRDEFPTAVLEEAEARTEGVMAEIEEEIDERTDLRDLTTWTTDPIDAQDFDDALSIEEREDEYVLWVHIADVTHYVNPDTAMWDEAVERGNTVYLPGYTIHMLPPVLAETVCSLVPNEDRLAHTVEMHLDKENLGYETIDIYKSVIESDERLTYSQAENRLEDPDADLHEENKLVYEVANRMHEQRKEDGSLVLNPARDRAHTIIEECMLKANKAVTHELMWNRGVEAMYRVHPQPSPDEWSEALREIQDLDGVSIPGDTWDDPRKAVNATLEDAPGRQLDKIQWAVMKVMPRAKYMNDPFGGHHALNFEIYGHFTSPIRRLSDLINHWIVYQNDVPENLIELCDRASDKQKDAEQCEREYKNFLQEVGLDPMAVNNRGIEIVDEDEAEKTL comes from the coding sequence ATGAGTAACGACGCACAGGCCGACGCCGGGACGGCCGAAGGCCAGGGCCCCGTCGAGATCTCGGAAGACCTCGCACGCCACCTCGAGAACAAGCGCGAGGACCTCTTCGAGAAGTTCGAGATCCGCGACGAGTTTCCGACCGCCGTCCTCGAGGAGGCCGAGGCCCGAACCGAGGGCGTGATGGCCGAGATCGAGGAGGAGATCGACGAGCGAACGGACCTGCGCGATCTGACGACGTGGACGACGGACCCGATCGACGCCCAGGACTTCGACGACGCGCTCTCGATCGAGGAGCGCGAGGACGAGTACGTCCTCTGGGTCCACATCGCCGACGTCACCCACTACGTCAATCCCGACACGGCGATGTGGGACGAGGCCGTCGAGCGCGGGAACACGGTCTACCTGCCGGGCTACACCATCCACATGCTCCCGCCGGTGCTGGCCGAGACGGTCTGTTCACTGGTTCCCAACGAGGATCGACTGGCCCACACCGTCGAGATGCACCTCGACAAGGAGAACCTGGGCTACGAGACCATCGACATCTACAAGTCGGTCATCGAGTCCGACGAACGGCTGACCTACTCGCAGGCGGAGAACCGCCTCGAGGACCCCGATGCTGACCTCCACGAGGAGAACAAACTGGTCTACGAGGTCGCGAACCGCATGCACGAGCAGCGCAAGGAGGACGGGTCGCTGGTCCTCAACCCCGCCCGCGACCGCGCCCACACCATCATCGAGGAGTGCATGCTGAAGGCCAACAAGGCCGTCACGCACGAACTCATGTGGAATCGCGGCGTCGAGGCGATGTACCGCGTCCACCCCCAGCCCAGCCCCGACGAGTGGTCCGAGGCCCTCCGGGAGATCCAGGATCTGGACGGCGTCTCGATCCCCGGTGACACCTGGGACGACCCCCGGAAGGCCGTCAACGCGACGCTCGAGGACGCGCCCGGCCGGCAACTCGACAAGATCCAGTGGGCCGTGATGAAGGTGATGCCCCGCGCGAAGTACATGAACGACCCGTTCGGCGGCCACCACGCGCTGAACTTCGAGATCTACGGCCACTTCACCAGCCCCATCCGCCGGCTCTCGGACCTGATCAACCACTGGATCGTCTACCAGAACGACGTCCCCGAGAACCTGATCGAACTCTGCGACCGCGCCAGCGACAAGCAGAAGGACGCCGAGCAGTGCGAGCGCGAGTACAAGAACTTCCTCCAGGAGGTCGGTCTCGATCCGATGGCGGTCAACAACCGTGGAATCGAAATCGTAGACGAGGACGAAGCGGAGAAGACGCTGTAG
- a CDS encoding alpha/beta fold hydrolase, translating to MPTGQTFDADGVRIAYDDIDPEEAPDAPSIVLVHGFASSRANNWRDLGWDETLLEAGRRVIAFDCRGHGESGKPHDPAAYETDVMAADVVRLLDHLEIERADFLGYSMGGRIGTEALYRHPERFNAAVLAGIGAATLEPSDAGDRIADGLLADDPADVTDPLGERFRTFAELNDNDLEALAACARTRTAPAGWEEIAQVEHPVLIVAGEHDDITGDPRELADGFPDGEAVVVDDADHLTTVPDEQFTDVVLEFLEREGV from the coding sequence ATGCCGACCGGACAGACGTTCGACGCCGACGGCGTTCGGATCGCGTACGACGATATCGACCCCGAGGAGGCCCCCGACGCGCCGTCGATCGTCCTCGTTCACGGGTTCGCCTCGAGTCGCGCAAATAACTGGCGCGACCTCGGCTGGGACGAGACGCTGCTCGAGGCGGGGCGGCGCGTGATCGCCTTCGATTGTCGGGGCCACGGCGAGAGCGGGAAACCCCACGACCCGGCGGCCTACGAGACCGACGTGATGGCGGCGGACGTGGTCCGCCTGCTGGATCACCTCGAGATCGAGCGGGCCGACTTCCTGGGCTACTCGATGGGCGGTCGAATCGGCACGGAGGCGCTGTACCGCCACCCGGAGCGGTTCAACGCCGCCGTGTTGGCCGGTATCGGCGCGGCGACGCTCGAGCCGAGCGACGCCGGCGACCGGATCGCCGACGGACTCCTGGCCGACGATCCGGCGGACGTGACGGATCCCCTCGGCGAGCGGTTTCGAACCTTCGCCGAACTGAACGACAACGACCTCGAGGCGCTGGCGGCCTGCGCTCGAACGCGAACGGCGCCCGCCGGTTGGGAAGAGATCGCGCAGGTCGAGCACCCGGTGTTGATCGTGGCCGGCGAACACGACGACATCACCGGCGATCCGCGGGAACTCGCGGACGGCTTCCCCGACGGCGAGGCCGTCGTCGTCGACGACGCCGACCACCTGACGACGGTTCCCGACGAGCAGTTTACGGACGTCGTGCTCGAGTTTCTCGAACGAGAGGGAGTGTAG
- a CDS encoding GNAT family N-acetyltransferase yields the protein MEWSVRPAAPDAAPTVREIARESWHAAYDEFLSPETVDEVTDEWYAIDALEDSIAAALERSDRTFLLAVPNAAGETNAMDADESSATGGDDGASAMGADDAASATDVAGFAHAGVPKDADAATLFRLYVRTDLWGEGAGTALLERVETDLRPVCDRLRLTAFAANAVGVSFYESAGFERLETRASDLGDGLEERVYEKGL from the coding sequence ATGGAGTGGAGCGTTCGTCCGGCCGCGCCGGACGCGGCACCGACCGTTCGCGAGATCGCCCGCGAGAGCTGGCACGCCGCCTACGACGAGTTCCTGAGCCCGGAGACGGTCGACGAGGTCACCGACGAGTGGTACGCGATCGACGCCCTCGAGGACTCGATCGCGGCGGCGCTCGAGCGGAGCGATCGAACGTTCCTCCTCGCCGTTCCGAACGCGGCCGGCGAAACGAACGCGATGGACGCCGACGAATCCAGTGCGACGGGCGGGGACGACGGAGCGAGTGCGATGGGTGCGGACGACGCGGCGAGCGCAACGGACGTCGCCGGGTTCGCTCACGCGGGCGTGCCGAAAGACGCCGACGCCGCCACGCTGTTCCGGCTCTACGTTCGGACGGACCTGTGGGGCGAGGGAGCCGGCACCGCCCTGCTCGAGCGCGTCGAAACCGACCTCCGGCCGGTCTGCGACCGGCTGCGGCTGACCGCCTTCGCGGCCAACGCGGTCGGCGTCTCGTTCTACGAATCCGCCGGGTTCGAGCGCCTCGAGACGCGAGCGTCAGATCTGGGTGACGGGCTCGAGGAACGCGTCTACGAGAAGGGACTCTGA
- a CDS encoding GNAT family N-acetyltransferase, producing the protein MTRDVRRATTDDVWAIQQTARESWHAVYDDVLGPATVDDVVDDWYALGDLESTIGDARGRDDVAFLVAEPTAGGDGRDRTDGGRDPTAAVPVGFAHAVPWPENTSVAYLAGLYVRPGRWGEGTGTALLESLEASLDGPFGRVRSAVLAANDVGVSFAESAGFERIGTRETGLAEGLEERVYEKGL; encoded by the coding sequence GTGACTCGAGACGTCCGCCGGGCGACGACCGACGACGTCTGGGCGATCCAGCAGACGGCCCGCGAGAGCTGGCACGCCGTCTACGACGACGTGCTGGGACCGGCGACGGTCGACGACGTCGTCGACGACTGGTACGCGCTGGGCGACCTCGAGTCGACGATCGGTGACGCTCGCGGCCGCGACGACGTCGCGTTTCTCGTCGCCGAGCCGACCGCCGGCGGCGACGGTCGGGACCGAACTGACGGCGGCCGGGACCCGACCGCGGCGGTACCCGTCGGGTTCGCACACGCCGTTCCGTGGCCGGAGAACACGTCCGTCGCGTACCTGGCCGGCCTCTACGTCAGGCCCGGTCGATGGGGCGAGGGAACCGGAACCGCCCTGCTCGAGTCCCTCGAGGCGTCACTCGACGGCCCCTTCGGCCGCGTCCGCTCGGCCGTACTTGCGGCCAACGACGTCGGAGTCTCGTTCGCCGAGTCGGCCGGCTTCGAACGGATCGGGACGCGAGAGACGGGTCTGGCCGAAGGTCTCGAGGAGCGCGTCTACGAGAAGGGGCTCTGA
- the uvrA gene encoding excinuclease ABC subunit UvrA, with product MSKDYIEVRGAEEHNLKDLDVTIPREEFTVVTGLSGSGKSSLAFETIYAEGQRRYIESLSAYARNFLGQMDKPQVETVEGLSPAISIDQKNAANNPRSTVGTVTELHDYLRLLYARVGTPHCPECGREVGEQSAQNMVERILELPEGTKVKLAAPVVRDQKGAFEDLFDELVSEGYARVEVDGEEHDLTLDRPDLDENFDHTIDVVVDRVKVDTEARPRIIDSVETALDEAEGVLKVILPDAPQDVASDLGEAARRTGALGDETEEDDRFVVEFSKDLACTHCGIDVPEIETRSFSFNSPHGACPECEGLGETKEVDEDLVVQDESKPLKHVFEAWSYNRSYYQTRLDAVAEDFDVSLTTPFEELDDDVQRQFLYGTDEEVLFKRRTKNGTRRKRKRFEGVIPNLERRYLETDSDSTREHIEDYMSATECPACDGTRLKAASRAVLVDGTAITEINAMSIGDALEHFESLEANFTEREKVIAEEILKEIRARLGFMCEVGLEYLTLDREAATLSGGESQRIRLATQIGSGLVGVLYVLDEPSIGLHQRDNDRLLDTLEELRDLGNTLIVVEHDEETMRRADQVIDMGPGPGKRGGEVVANGPVEEVKATEGSVTGDYLSGRKQIPVPDERRDPDGALTIRGARQHNLDDVDVDIPLGNFTAITGVSGSGKSTLMHEVLYKGLAREMNDNTSVIPGDHDALEGLEEIETVRLIDQSPIGRTPRSNPATYTNVFDYIRELFASTKLAKQRGYEKGRFSFNVKGGRCEECGGQGTVKIEMNFLSDVYVPCEECDGARYNDATLDVTYKGKTIADVLDMEVEEAYEFFESSSQLRRRLQLLKDVGLGYMTLGQPSTTLSGGEAQRIKLAEELGKKDTGETLYLLDEPTTGLHSEDERKLIDVLHRLTDNGNTIVVIEHELDLVKNADHVIDLGPEGGENGGEVVATGTPEDVARLEDSHTGRYLRDLLPKVDLEGPRGERVEPVSAPLDDD from the coding sequence ATGAGTAAGGACTACATCGAGGTGCGGGGTGCGGAGGAACACAACCTCAAGGACCTCGACGTCACGATTCCCCGCGAGGAGTTCACCGTCGTCACCGGGCTCTCGGGGTCGGGCAAGTCCTCGCTGGCGTTCGAAACGATCTACGCCGAAGGGCAACGGCGGTACATCGAGAGCCTCTCGGCGTACGCCCGGAACTTCCTCGGGCAGATGGACAAGCCGCAGGTCGAGACCGTCGAGGGCCTCTCCCCGGCGATCTCGATCGACCAGAAGAACGCCGCGAACAACCCCCGATCGACGGTGGGGACCGTCACGGAGCTCCACGACTATCTGCGTCTCCTCTACGCCCGCGTCGGCACGCCCCACTGTCCCGAGTGCGGTCGGGAGGTCGGCGAGCAGTCGGCACAGAACATGGTCGAGCGCATCCTCGAGCTCCCCGAGGGGACGAAGGTCAAGCTGGCGGCGCCGGTCGTCCGCGACCAGAAGGGGGCATTCGAGGACCTCTTCGACGAACTCGTCTCGGAGGGGTACGCCCGCGTCGAGGTCGACGGCGAGGAACACGACCTCACGCTCGACAGGCCCGACCTGGACGAGAACTTCGACCACACGATCGACGTGGTCGTCGACCGCGTGAAGGTCGACACCGAGGCGCGCCCGCGGATCATCGACAGCGTCGAGACGGCGCTCGACGAAGCGGAGGGCGTCCTGAAGGTCATCCTGCCGGACGCGCCGCAGGACGTCGCGAGCGACCTGGGCGAGGCGGCCCGCCGGACGGGGGCCCTGGGCGACGAGACCGAGGAGGACGACCGCTTCGTCGTCGAGTTCTCGAAGGACCTCGCCTGCACCCACTGCGGGATCGACGTCCCCGAGATCGAGACCCGCTCGTTCTCCTTCAACTCGCCCCACGGCGCCTGTCCCGAGTGCGAGGGGCTGGGCGAGACCAAGGAGGTCGACGAGGACCTCGTCGTGCAGGACGAGTCAAAGCCGCTCAAACACGTCTTCGAGGCCTGGAGCTACAACCGCTCGTACTACCAGACCCGCCTCGACGCCGTCGCGGAGGACTTCGACGTCTCGCTGACGACGCCCTTCGAGGAACTCGACGACGACGTTCAACGGCAGTTCCTGTACGGAACCGACGAGGAGGTGCTGTTCAAGCGACGCACGAAGAACGGCACCCGCCGCAAACGCAAGCGCTTCGAGGGCGTCATCCCGAACTTAGAGCGCCGGTACCTCGAGACCGACTCGGACTCGACCCGAGAGCACATCGAGGACTACATGTCGGCGACGGAGTGTCCGGCCTGCGACGGCACCCGACTGAAGGCCGCGAGTCGGGCCGTCCTCGTCGACGGCACCGCGATCACCGAGATCAACGCGATGAGCATCGGCGACGCGCTCGAGCACTTCGAGTCGCTCGAGGCGAACTTCACCGAGCGCGAGAAGGTGATCGCCGAGGAGATCTTAAAGGAGATCCGCGCGCGACTGGGCTTCATGTGCGAGGTCGGCCTCGAGTACCTCACGCTCGACCGGGAGGCCGCGACGCTGTCGGGCGGGGAGAGCCAGCGCATTCGCCTCGCCACGCAAATCGGTTCCGGCCTCGTCGGCGTCCTCTACGTCCTCGACGAGCCATCGATCGGGCTCCACCAGCGCGACAACGATCGCCTGCTCGACACCCTCGAGGAACTGCGCGACCTCGGGAACACCCTCATCGTCGTCGAGCACGACGAGGAGACGATGCGCCGGGCGGACCAGGTCATCGATATGGGGCCCGGCCCCGGCAAGCGCGGCGGCGAGGTCGTCGCCAACGGGCCCGTCGAGGAGGTCAAGGCGACCGAAGGCTCCGTGACCGGCGATTACCTCTCCGGTCGAAAGCAGATTCCGGTGCCCGACGAGCGACGCGACCCCGACGGGGCGCTGACGATCCGCGGCGCCCGCCAGCACAACCTCGACGACGTCGACGTCGACATCCCGCTGGGCAACTTCACGGCGATCACGGGCGTCTCGGGCTCGGGCAAGTCGACGCTGATGCACGAGGTGCTCTACAAGGGCCTCGCGCGCGAGATGAACGACAACACGAGCGTGATTCCGGGCGACCACGACGCTCTCGAGGGCCTCGAGGAGATCGAGACCGTGCGCCTGATCGACCAGTCGCCGATCGGTCGGACTCCCCGATCCAATCCGGCGACGTACACCAACGTCTTCGACTACATCCGCGAACTGTTCGCCTCGACGAAGCTGGCGAAACAGCGCGGCTACGAGAAGGGGCGCTTCTCGTTCAACGTCAAGGGCGGCCGCTGCGAGGAGTGTGGCGGGCAGGGCACCGTCAAGATCGAGATGAACTTCCTGAGCGACGTCTACGTCCCCTGCGAGGAGTGCGACGGCGCTCGCTACAACGACGCCACGCTGGACGTCACCTACAAGGGCAAGACCATCGCCGACGTCCTCGACATGGAGGTCGAAGAGGCCTACGAGTTCTTCGAGTCCTCGAGTCAGCTCCGGCGGCGGCTCCAGTTGCTGAAGGACGTCGGGTTGGGCTACATGACGCTCGGCCAGCCCTCGACGACGCTCTCCGGCGGGGAGGCCCAGCGGATCAAACTCGCCGAGGAACTCGGCAAGAAGGACACGGGCGAGACGCTCTACCTGCTCGACGAGCCCACCACCGGGTTGCACAGCGAGGACGAGCGCAAACTCATCGACGTGCTCCACCGGCTGACCGACAACGGCAACACCATCGTCGTCATCGAACACGAACTCGATCTCGTGAAGAACGCCGACCACGTCATCGATCTCGGCCCCGAGGGCGGCGAGAACGGCGGCGAAGTCGTCGCCACCGGGACGCCCGAGGACGTAGCTCGCCTCGAGGACTCCCACACCGGTCGCTACCTGCGTGACCTGCTTCCGAAGGTGGACCTCGAGGGACCCCGCGGCGAGCGCGTCGAACCCGTGTCGGCGCCGCTGGACGACGACTGA
- a CDS encoding universal stress protein produces the protein MFERILVPTDGSGPANAALEFAGEIAARERLTVHVLHVIDPDADPDEAGDLLADGREWAGDTDAPVIDEIQTGEPRDAILEYAAEYGVDAIVMGTRGRRGVGRLLLGSVTESVVRDADVPVLVVRGASEVRRRYPFETILVPSDGSDHAEVALERALAIARDLDATVHVLSVVDVTPAGIDDRTDLRLERLEDSAHRVVDEAVAAAEESGVDAVSAVQYGSTDQRIRAYVDDVGADLVVMGTHGRSGLERLLLGSATERVLRTATTPVLTVRASTDD, from the coding sequence ATGTTCGAACGGATCCTCGTGCCGACCGACGGGAGCGGCCCGGCGAACGCGGCCCTCGAGTTCGCCGGCGAAATCGCGGCCAGGGAGCGGCTCACCGTTCACGTCCTGCACGTGATCGATCCGGACGCGGATCCGGACGAGGCCGGCGACCTGCTCGCCGACGGCCGCGAGTGGGCCGGCGACACCGACGCGCCCGTAATCGACGAGATACAGACCGGCGAGCCCCGGGACGCGATCCTCGAGTACGCCGCGGAGTACGGGGTCGACGCGATCGTGATGGGGACCCGCGGGCGACGCGGCGTCGGGCGACTCCTGCTGGGCAGCGTGACCGAATCGGTCGTCCGCGACGCCGACGTCCCAGTTCTCGTCGTGCGGGGCGCGTCCGAGGTCAGGCGCCGCTATCCGTTCGAGACCATTCTGGTGCCGAGCGACGGCAGCGACCACGCCGAGGTCGCCCTCGAGCGCGCGCTGGCGATCGCCCGAGACCTCGACGCGACCGTTCACGTCCTCTCGGTCGTCGACGTGACGCCGGCGGGGATCGACGACCGAACCGATCTCCGACTCGAGCGACTCGAGGACTCCGCGCATCGGGTCGTCGACGAGGCCGTCGCGGCGGCCGAGGAGTCGGGGGTCGACGCGGTGAGCGCGGTCCAGTACGGGTCGACGGACCAGCGGATCCGGGCCTACGTGGACGACGTCGGCGCCGATCTGGTCGTGATGGGGACCCACGGGCGCAGCGGACTCGAGCGGCTGCTGCTGGGCAGCGCGACGGAACGAGTGTTGCGGACGGCGACGACCCCCGTGCTGACGGTTCGCGCGTCGACCGACGACTGA
- a CDS encoding aminotransferase class V-fold PLP-dependent enzyme: MDPRDLRETMPALESSTYLNWGAGGPSPRRVVEAAESSLEYHEYEAPTAEGQYPAAFEAYDEARAAVAGLLGATPEEIALTESTTDGINRVAGALEWDDDDVVVRTDLEHSAGILPWQRLERERGIDVRVLETEDGRLDLEAVKAAASDATLFCVSSLTWTHGTRLPIAEIVDIAHEAGALVLVDAVQAPGQVPVDVREWGADFVVAAGHKWLLGPFGSGFLYAREGLERERDLVPAAIGYRSVVDENADEYRYAPGARRFEVATASPAPHAGLTEAIACLEEIGIEAIEARIETLTNRLKDGIADERLLSPRAFESGLVTIDVDDPEGTVERLSEEGIVVRSLPEPEAIRASVHAFNTREDVDRLLEALETAAP; encoded by the coding sequence ATGGACCCGCGCGACCTCCGCGAAACGATGCCCGCCCTCGAGTCCAGTACCTACCTGAACTGGGGTGCAGGCGGTCCCAGCCCCCGCCGCGTCGTCGAGGCGGCCGAATCGAGCCTCGAGTACCACGAGTACGAGGCGCCGACCGCCGAGGGCCAGTACCCCGCGGCGTTCGAGGCCTACGACGAGGCGCGAGCGGCCGTCGCCGGCCTGCTCGGCGCCACACCCGAGGAGATCGCACTGACCGAGAGCACGACCGACGGGATCAACCGGGTCGCGGGCGCACTCGAGTGGGACGACGACGACGTCGTCGTCAGGACGGATCTCGAGCACTCCGCGGGGATCCTCCCCTGGCAACGCCTCGAGCGCGAGCGCGGGATCGACGTGCGCGTCCTCGAGACGGAGGACGGCCGGCTGGATCTGGAGGCCGTGAAGGCGGCGGCGAGCGACGCGACGCTCTTCTGCGTGAGTTCGCTCACGTGGACCCACGGCACTCGGCTCCCGATCGCCGAGATCGTCGACATCGCTCACGAGGCCGGCGCGCTCGTCCTCGTCGACGCGGTGCAGGCTCCGGGTCAGGTCCCGGTCGACGTCCGCGAGTGGGGGGCCGACTTCGTGGTCGCCGCGGGCCACAAGTGGCTGCTCGGCCCCTTCGGCTCCGGGTTCCTCTACGCTCGCGAGGGTCTCGAGCGCGAGCGGGACCTCGTCCCCGCCGCGATCGGCTATCGGAGCGTCGTCGACGAGAACGCCGACGAGTACCGGTACGCGCCGGGCGCGCGGCGGTTCGAGGTCGCGACCGCCAGTCCCGCACCCCACGCGGGGCTGACCGAGGCCATCGCGTGTCTCGAGGAAATCGGCATCGAGGCGATCGAAGCGCGGATCGAGACGCTCACGAATCGGCTCAAAGACGGCATCGCGGACGAGCGCCTACTGAGTCCGCGGGCCTTCGAGTCCGGGTTAGTCACGATCGACGTCGACGATCCGGAGGGAACCGTCGAACGCCTCTCCGAGGAGGGGATCGTCGTCAGGTCGCTCCCCGAACCCGAGGCGATCCGGGCGTCCGTCCACGCGTTCAACACCCGCGAGGACGTCGATCGGTTGCTCGAGGCCCTCGAGACCGCGGCCCCGTGA
- the nirK gene encoding copper-containing nitrite reductase, translated as MQTIGAAGAVAVAGCLGGDAPQADSAANETDAAEQGLPAAKAVDVDRIARDPTDIPAPVDWTEPREHDITIRAQDVTAEIEPGVTFTYMTFEGQVPGPMVRVRRGDRVNLTFEVPEAENFASHNMDFHAVYGPGGGAEATTIGPGDDAARISFTADYAGAFVYHCAIPDMDYHISAGMFGTILVEPEEGLPEVDNEYYLGQHEIYTDGQVGAEGHHTFDFDAMLAERPTYVVFNGQAYGFTEDGAMQAKTGETARVYFANGGPNLLSSLHPIGNVFSRYYRDGDLVSDPDRNVETAPVAPGTTTVGEMEFPVPGPVKIVDHALTRAARRGALAVIDVQGEPTRDLYDEDA; from the coding sequence ATGCAGACGATCGGTGCGGCCGGCGCCGTTGCGGTCGCCGGCTGTCTCGGCGGCGACGCGCCCCAGGCGGACAGTGCGGCGAACGAAACGGACGCCGCCGAGCAGGGACTGCCGGCGGCGAAGGCTGTCGACGTCGACCGGATCGCCCGCGATCCGACCGACATCCCCGCGCCGGTCGACTGGACCGAGCCCCGCGAACACGATATCACGATCCGGGCCCAGGACGTGACCGCCGAGATCGAACCCGGCGTCACGTTCACCTACATGACCTTCGAGGGGCAGGTTCCCGGTCCGATGGTCCGCGTGCGCCGCGGCGACCGCGTCAACCTCACCTTCGAGGTCCCCGAAGCGGAGAACTTCGCGAGCCACAACATGGACTTCCACGCGGTCTACGGCCCCGGCGGCGGCGCCGAAGCGACGACGATCGGGCCCGGCGACGACGCCGCCCGAATCAGCTTCACCGCCGACTACGCCGGCGCGTTCGTCTACCACTGCGCGATCCCGGACATGGACTACCACATCAGCGCCGGCATGTTCGGCACGATCCTCGTCGAACCCGAAGAGGGCCTCCCCGAGGTCGACAACGAGTACTACCTCGGCCAACACGAGATCTACACCGACGGCCAAGTCGGCGCGGAAGGCCACCACACCTTCGACTTCGACGCGATGCTGGCCGAACGGCCCACCTACGTCGTCTTCAACGGCCAGGCCTACGGCTTCACCGAAGACGGCGCCATGCAGGCCAAAACCGGCGAGACCGCCCGCGTGTACTTCGCCAACGGCGGCCCCAACCTGCTGAGCTCGCTCCACCCCATCGGTAACGTCTTCAGCCGCTACTACCGCGACGGCGACCTCGTCAGCGACCCCGATCGCAACGTCGAGACCGCCCCCGTCGCCCCCGGGACGACGACCGTCGGCGAGATGGAGTTCCCCGTCCCCGGCCCCGTCAAAATCGTCGACCACGCGCTCACCCGCGCCGCGCGACGCGGCGCCCTCGCCGTGATCGACGTCCAGGGCGAACCCACCCGCGACCTCTACGACGAGGACGCGTGA
- a CDS encoding phosphopantetheine adenylyltransferase, with product MRVAVAGTFGPLHDGHRNLFEHALRFGEDGVVVALTSDELAVETRHEPREIPSFDDRVAAVTDAVAEIDRWDREVEIRELAGEYDIAEDDPSIDALVVSPETAPELEAINDRRRDRDLEPISGIVAPYVLADDGERISSTRIVKGEIDDRGTVLE from the coding sequence ATGCGAGTCGCAGTCGCCGGCACGTTCGGCCCGCTACACGACGGTCATCGGAACCTGTTCGAGCACGCCCTCCGGTTCGGCGAGGACGGCGTCGTCGTCGCCCTGACCAGCGACGAGTTGGCGGTCGAGACGCGCCACGAGCCCCGCGAGATCCCGTCGTTCGACGATCGCGTCGCGGCGGTGACCGACGCCGTCGCCGAGATCGATCGGTGGGACCGCGAGGTCGAGATCCGGGAGCTCGCGGGCGAGTACGACATCGCCGAGGACGACCCCTCGATCGACGCGCTGGTCGTCTCGCCCGAGACCGCGCCCGAACTCGAGGCGATCAACGACCGCCGGCGCGACCGCGATCTCGAGCCCATCTCGGGGATCGTCGCCCCCTACGTCCTCGCCGACGACGGCGAGCGCATCTCCTCGACCCGGATCGTGAAGGGGGAGATCGACGACCGCGGGACCGTCCTCGAGTAA